One genomic region from Chthonomonas calidirosea T49 encodes:
- the thiS gene encoding sulfur carrier protein ThiS, which translates to MVYVNGEPRQAAGKTLEELLKELQLNPQLVAVLVNETVYPRGKLPLEPLKEGDVVEIVTLMQGGRGLAFGPHLTRRRSCPTHWLSRTKHFEAALSWAQANITIGALCGMP; encoded by the coding sequence ATGGTCTACGTAAACGGGGAACCGCGCCAGGCCGCTGGCAAAACGTTGGAAGAGCTGTTGAAAGAGCTTCAGCTAAATCCGCAACTGGTTGCCGTTTTGGTGAATGAGACCGTGTATCCTCGCGGCAAACTGCCTTTAGAACCTTTGAAAGAAGGCGATGTGGTGGAGATAGTGACGTTGATGCAAGGGGGTAGGGGCCTAGCGTTCGGGCCTCACCTGACAAGGAGGAGATCGTGTCCGACTCATTGGTTATCGCGAACCAAACATTTCGAAGCCGCCTTATCGTGGGCACAGGCAAATATCACGATCGGGGCGTTATGCGGGATGCCCTAG
- a CDS encoding lysophospholipid acyltransferase family protein: MLYWIIWAIAWLLLRSLYALFGGLKIEGAENVPRKGGVLVAPNHISDADGPTIYLALKRPCWGMAKSELFQTRFLRYILRLFHAFPVKRYSADLAALRQAEELLKQGEAVVIFPEGKLSEDGQLQPFLPGVILVAERAGAPILPVALIGTDQLLPYGKLIPRPTRRPVVVRFGRPILLEELLRGLKKRERLEKGAERLRAIVKALLENQPYPPFTEDTPENKAVGGETPTTESLS; encoded by the coding sequence ATGCTTTATTGGATTATCTGGGCGATCGCCTGGCTGCTGTTGCGTTCCCTCTACGCTCTTTTCGGCGGGTTGAAAATAGAGGGCGCCGAAAACGTTCCTCGGAAAGGGGGCGTGCTCGTAGCCCCAAACCACATCAGCGATGCCGACGGCCCTACGATCTATCTTGCGTTGAAACGCCCTTGCTGGGGTATGGCCAAGTCCGAACTGTTCCAGACGCGTTTTCTTCGCTACATTCTTCGCCTATTTCATGCCTTTCCCGTTAAGCGCTACTCGGCCGATCTCGCGGCCTTACGGCAGGCGGAGGAGCTGTTGAAGCAGGGTGAGGCAGTTGTGATCTTTCCTGAGGGCAAGCTGAGCGAGGATGGGCAGCTTCAACCTTTTCTGCCAGGGGTGATCTTAGTGGCGGAAAGGGCGGGTGCTCCCATTTTACCGGTAGCTCTTATCGGTACAGACCAACTGCTGCCCTACGGAAAGCTGATTCCAAGGCCGACGCGCAGGCCCGTTGTGGTACGGTTCGGTAGGCCAATCCTGCTAGAGGAGCTACTAAGGGGGCTGAAAAAGCGAGAGCGTTTGGAGAAAGGCGCGGAGCGACTTCGCGCTATTGTGAAGGCGCTGCTTGAGAACCAGCCTTATCCTCCTTTCACCGAGGATACCCCTGAAAACAAAGCAGTAGGTGGGGAGACGCCGACCACGGAATCCCTCTCATAG
- a CDS encoding bifunctional diguanylate cyclase/phosphodiesterase, with product MEIEANPLAFENAEPFAPPIPESVAAPLKMVLAQLQGGCAVLLVKAEMPQAFQWLNVARLEAPLLLGPLECLRLEAWPILENTWAVALKLPQPLQEPLVPLQIQLARQALQQRLQAEWQQHSSEETLPFSILPITSLLLGDEQQNHLAELNTLLEVMVQGRLGVHFHPIVNLREARVAGYEALIRMPAQPAIKHTGELLQAVQHGSLIAWFDIACLERCFQEAGKQGLQQLLFVNLEAEGIMNLMAQDRPLLQRVYDSGLSPRQIVIEITERQAVQDFPGLLREIKRFQEDGFRIAIDDAGSGYNSLEIIAELLPDFIKLDRSLVRSLNSRGERRALVAALVRFAAQIGAKTLGEGVETPSELTVLINLGVQYAQGYLFGRPQETFHGVSRPIRELILTQVRRQEHLQTGCSLHVGALKQSGLSMIAGTPLLEAARRFAKNDGLTSIVVMQGGEVCGVLMRQTLASQLEMARQAQAESFLANETIERWMESKFVAIPEHLALDEAISHLTYRNAISLETDIVIVNAAGAYRGVLPVRLLLEAALQQHDNRTHHTCALTGLPDRLVLEQALQERLDANMSAGLVRVDIAALQAYNRDYGVAFGDALIVQVAERLRRASREHGAPTDQIFHLGGDNFVLLTQSAKVAVLCYVLANDDDTVEVDPPSEAEPASWSKSEKTSKKLHVVGLTLRRKAGAKPAQDTPPPSNARAALQALEKLLRELQRRPDISWAVDKIPSLLPKSA from the coding sequence ATGGAAATCGAGGCCAACCCACTGGCGTTTGAAAACGCAGAGCCTTTTGCCCCGCCTATACCTGAAAGCGTTGCGGCGCCGCTCAAAATGGTGCTTGCCCAGCTGCAAGGCGGTTGCGCCGTGCTGCTTGTAAAAGCGGAGATGCCTCAAGCCTTCCAATGGCTTAATGTGGCACGTCTCGAAGCCCCGCTGCTGTTAGGGCCTTTGGAGTGCCTTCGCTTGGAGGCCTGGCCGATCTTAGAAAATACCTGGGCCGTGGCGCTGAAACTGCCACAGCCGCTTCAGGAGCCTTTGGTTCCCCTGCAGATTCAGCTAGCACGCCAGGCGTTACAGCAACGGCTCCAGGCAGAGTGGCAGCAGCACAGTTCCGAGGAGACACTGCCCTTCTCTATTCTGCCGATTACCTCGCTCCTTTTAGGCGACGAACAGCAGAACCACCTCGCCGAATTGAACACCCTACTTGAGGTTATGGTGCAGGGGCGACTCGGGGTTCATTTTCATCCTATTGTGAACCTACGTGAAGCGCGTGTGGCCGGCTACGAGGCTCTTATTCGTATGCCCGCTCAACCTGCGATCAAGCATACTGGGGAGCTGCTTCAAGCGGTGCAGCACGGCAGCCTCATCGCTTGGTTCGATATCGCTTGCCTCGAACGTTGTTTTCAAGAGGCGGGCAAGCAGGGGCTGCAACAGCTTCTGTTTGTTAATCTGGAGGCAGAGGGCATTATGAACCTGATGGCGCAAGATCGCCCTCTTCTTCAGCGTGTTTACGATAGCGGCTTAAGCCCGCGACAGATCGTTATCGAGATCACCGAGAGGCAGGCCGTACAGGACTTTCCTGGCCTTCTGCGAGAGATAAAACGTTTTCAGGAAGATGGCTTTCGAATCGCCATTGACGATGCAGGCTCCGGTTACAACAGCTTGGAGATTATCGCCGAGCTCCTGCCCGATTTCATCAAATTAGACCGTAGTCTCGTGCGTAGTCTCAATAGCCGTGGTGAGAGGCGGGCACTGGTTGCTGCCTTGGTGCGCTTTGCAGCCCAAATCGGCGCCAAAACCCTGGGTGAGGGCGTGGAAACTCCGTCGGAGCTAACCGTGTTGATAAATCTTGGTGTGCAGTACGCACAGGGGTACCTTTTTGGACGGCCTCAGGAGACCTTTCACGGAGTATCGCGGCCTATCCGTGAGCTTATTCTCACGCAAGTTCGGCGCCAAGAGCATCTGCAGACCGGCTGTTCGCTCCATGTGGGCGCTCTTAAACAATCTGGGCTTTCTATGATAGCCGGAACGCCCTTGTTGGAAGCCGCACGCCGCTTCGCTAAAAACGATGGACTTACCAGCATCGTCGTTATGCAAGGGGGTGAGGTTTGCGGAGTGCTTATGCGCCAAACCCTGGCGAGTCAGCTTGAAATGGCACGTCAGGCGCAAGCCGAATCGTTTTTAGCGAACGAGACGATAGAACGATGGATGGAGAGCAAATTTGTCGCGATCCCGGAACATCTTGCCCTCGATGAGGCCATCAGCCATCTTACCTATCGCAATGCGATTAGTTTAGAGACCGATATCGTCATCGTTAACGCGGCAGGCGCCTATCGAGGTGTCTTGCCGGTTCGCCTTCTGTTAGAGGCCGCTCTACAACAGCATGATAATCGAACTCATCATACCTGTGCTCTTACGGGCTTGCCCGACCGCCTTGTGCTGGAACAGGCGCTTCAAGAACGGCTTGATGCCAATATGTCGGCCGGCCTCGTTCGCGTGGACATTGCGGCCCTGCAAGCCTATAACCGCGACTACGGTGTTGCCTTCGGAGACGCCCTCATTGTTCAAGTGGCCGAGCGTCTTAGGCGAGCTTCTAGGGAGCACGGTGCCCCTACCGATCAGATATTCCACTTAGGGGGCGATAACTTCGTGTTGCTTACACAATCCGCTAAAGTTGCGGTACTTTGCTATGTATTAGCTAACGATGACGACACGGTGGAGGTAGACCCTCCCTCCGAGGCAGAACCGGCCTCTTGGTCGAAGTCGGAGAAGACAAGTAAAAAGCTCCATGTTGTAGGCCTCACCCTCCGCAGAAAAGCTGGGGCAAAACCGGCGCAAGACACGCCGCCCCCGTCTAATGCAAGGGCGGCACTACAGGCTTTGGAGAAACTTTTGCGGGAACTGCAGCGGCGCCCTGATATCTCCTGGGCCGTAGATAAGATCCCATCGCTCTTGCCGAAAAGCGCTTAA
- a CDS encoding proline--tRNA ligase, which produces MRVSQLFGETLRHPPAETDIASHQLLLQAGYVRQLATGIFSYLPLAWRAVRKIEQILREEMNAIGGQELNLPVVHPAELWQRSGRWETIDETMVRFRDRRGHPMLLAMTHEEVVAELAASEIRSYRQLPQLVYQIQTKFRDEPRARGGLIRVREFLMKDSYSLDKDEAGLQKQYIAHYNAYFRIGARVGLSLLAVGSDVGMMGGKLAHEFMYLTDIGEDTLVVCEQCGYAANQEVATFRKVRANTDPPRPLERVATPGTTTIESLAAYLGIPTSSTAKAVFFMGTFPPTEGESAEGGFVQKLVVALVRGDMETNQTLVKNSTHAIALRPAHPEEILEAGMVPGYASPVGIPPGKALVIADDLLVEETNLVAGANEEGYHLRNVCCGRDFQPDIVANIAQAGEGALCIRCGAPLALKRGVEVGNIFQLGTRYSIALQAFYTDEDGNQKPIVMGSYGIGVGRLLACVAEAYRDEKGLMWPISVAPYALNLIGLCRTPENIAKTESLYAALQQAEVETLYDDREVSPGVKFADADLRGMPLQIVISERSLQQGGVELRRRDGTVKEIVPLADAPTLARQQVDAMQAALRNTADAAPKWPTEEQP; this is translated from the coding sequence ATGCGCGTCTCACAGTTGTTTGGAGAAACCCTTCGCCATCCGCCAGCAGAAACCGACATCGCTTCACATCAGCTTCTTTTACAGGCCGGCTATGTGCGGCAACTTGCTACCGGCATTTTCTCTTATCTCCCTCTCGCTTGGCGAGCTGTTCGCAAAATTGAACAGATACTGCGGGAAGAGATGAACGCTATTGGTGGGCAAGAGCTGAACCTGCCCGTTGTGCATCCCGCCGAGCTATGGCAACGGAGCGGGCGTTGGGAAACCATAGACGAGACCATGGTGCGTTTTCGTGACCGACGCGGACACCCGATGCTGTTGGCCATGACGCATGAGGAGGTGGTGGCGGAACTGGCGGCCTCAGAGATTCGCTCTTACCGCCAACTTCCTCAGCTCGTTTACCAAATACAGACGAAGTTTCGAGATGAACCTCGCGCACGCGGTGGGCTCATCCGAGTACGCGAGTTTCTCATGAAAGACTCCTACTCTCTCGATAAAGATGAGGCAGGACTTCAAAAACAGTATATCGCTCACTATAACGCCTATTTTCGCATTGGGGCGCGAGTAGGGCTTTCTTTACTCGCTGTTGGCAGCGACGTGGGCATGATGGGCGGAAAGCTTGCTCATGAGTTCATGTACCTCACCGACATCGGGGAGGATACTCTGGTGGTTTGTGAGCAGTGTGGCTATGCGGCCAATCAAGAGGTGGCGACATTTCGTAAAGTCCGTGCCAACACCGATCCGCCTCGCCCTCTGGAACGTGTAGCAACGCCGGGCACAACGACGATTGAGTCGCTGGCAGCCTACCTCGGCATTCCCACCAGCAGCACGGCCAAAGCGGTCTTCTTTATGGGCACCTTTCCACCCACAGAAGGCGAATCCGCTGAAGGCGGTTTTGTGCAAAAGCTTGTCGTAGCGCTAGTTCGCGGGGATATGGAGACGAATCAGACGCTTGTCAAAAACAGCACGCATGCCATCGCCCTGCGTCCTGCGCATCCAGAGGAGATTTTGGAGGCCGGCATGGTTCCCGGCTACGCATCGCCCGTGGGCATTCCGCCTGGCAAGGCTCTGGTGATAGCCGACGATCTTCTCGTCGAAGAGACAAACTTGGTTGCCGGAGCGAACGAAGAGGGGTATCACCTCCGCAATGTGTGTTGCGGGCGCGACTTTCAGCCCGATATTGTGGCCAATATCGCTCAGGCCGGTGAAGGAGCCTTATGCATCCGATGTGGCGCACCGCTCGCACTGAAAAGAGGCGTAGAAGTGGGAAACATTTTTCAACTTGGTACCCGCTACTCGATAGCGCTTCAAGCCTTCTACACGGATGAAGACGGCAACCAAAAACCGATCGTCATGGGCTCCTACGGTATCGGCGTGGGAAGATTGCTCGCCTGTGTGGCCGAAGCCTATCGGGATGAAAAAGGACTCATGTGGCCGATCTCGGTAGCTCCCTACGCGCTCAACCTCATCGGTCTGTGTCGCACGCCGGAGAATATCGCGAAAACCGAATCGCTCTATGCAGCGCTGCAACAAGCCGAGGTGGAGACCCTCTACGACGATCGGGAGGTTTCGCCCGGCGTGAAATTTGCCGACGCCGACCTTCGGGGAATGCCGCTGCAGATCGTCATATCAGAGCGCTCTTTGCAGCAAGGGGGTGTGGAGTTGCGCCGGCGAGACGGCACGGTAAAAGAGATCGTTCCTTTGGCGGACGCCCCCACCCTTGCACGTCAACAGGTAGATGCGATGCAGGCCGCTCTAAGAAACACCGCCGACGCTGCGCCTAAGTGGCCTACAGAAGAACAGCCGTAA
- a CDS encoding thiazole synthase, with amino-acid sequence MSDSLVIANQTFRSRLIVGTGKYHDRGVMRDALEASGAEIVTVSIRRVEIGAPGHQGLLEEVMGKYHLLPNTAGAKTAEEAVRIARLGRALTGENWVKLEVIPDPLYLLPDPIETYHAAKILLQEGFIVLPYIGPDPVLATKLGAIGCATVMPLAAPIGSGWGVKTRALIEVFLRLRDQLPPIVIDAGLGLPSHAAEVMELGADAVLVNTAIAEAKDPVAMAAAFRMAVEAGRKAYLAGPMTARETASPSSPVVGVPLVQPEAPV; translated from the coding sequence GTGTCCGACTCATTGGTTATCGCGAACCAAACATTTCGAAGCCGCCTTATCGTGGGCACAGGCAAATATCACGATCGGGGCGTTATGCGGGATGCCCTAGAGGCCTCCGGTGCCGAGATAGTGACCGTCTCGATTCGGCGGGTAGAGATCGGCGCGCCAGGGCATCAGGGGCTTCTAGAGGAGGTGATGGGTAAATATCATCTACTGCCTAATACGGCCGGGGCGAAAACGGCAGAGGAGGCGGTTCGTATTGCCCGTCTTGGTCGCGCCTTAACCGGCGAGAACTGGGTGAAGCTTGAGGTCATACCCGACCCGCTGTATCTGCTTCCCGATCCCATAGAAACCTATCACGCAGCCAAGATTCTGCTGCAGGAGGGGTTCATCGTGCTGCCCTACATCGGCCCCGATCCGGTTCTTGCAACAAAACTTGGGGCCATCGGATGTGCCACGGTCATGCCGTTGGCCGCCCCCATCGGATCGGGTTGGGGAGTGAAGACCCGAGCGCTGATCGAGGTGTTTCTGCGTCTGCGGGATCAGCTACCCCCTATCGTTATAGATGCTGGGTTGGGGCTTCCCTCGCACGCTGCGGAGGTGATGGAATTAGGAGCCGATGCCGTGTTGGTGAACACGGCCATTGCAGAAGCAAAAGACCCCGTGGCGATGGCAGCCGCCTTTCGTATGGCTGTGGAGGCAGGTCGGAAAGCCTATCTTGCCGGGCCTATGACCGCTCGGGAAACGGCCAGTCCAAGCAGTCCCGTGGTAGGGGTGCCGCTAGTGCAGCCGGAGGCCCCCGTATGA
- the gltB gene encoding glutamate synthase large subunit: MQKRLGSFSRAEGLYDPEFEHDACGVGFVAHIKGEKSHAIIEKGLGVLQNLVHRGACGCDPETGDGAGILIQIPHAFFARELAAQGVELPPPGHYGVGMIFLPPDMEERTRYERIIDRVAQEEGQPVIAWRDVPVDNTKIGSLARSCEPVIRQVFLKRNPQLPDEDAFERKLFVIRRVVQNEIARMRLPQEHFFYVCSLSCRTVVYKGLLLAHQIAAFYQDLNAPDMVTALALVHQRFSTNTFPSWDLAHPYRYLAHNGEINTLRGNRNWMRAREARLSSPLFGEDIKKIVPLVNRSGSDSATLDNALEVLTLSGRSLPHAMMMLIPEAWDGNDLMDPDKKAFYEYHACLMEPWDGPAAVAFTDGRVIGAVLDRNGLRPARYLVTDDDLVVMASETGVIDIGPEHIVEKGRLQPGKMFLVDLQQGRIISDEELKHSIATAHPYRQWLEQNRITLQQLPDVAPPKPSDHKTILTRQNVFGYTLEDLKFIFQPMATTGEQPLGSMGTDTPLAVLSNRPQLLYNYFKQLFAQVTNPPIDPIREDLVMSLTDYIGREGNLFDTTPEHAKMLRLESPILTNVELERLRHVNHPDFRAITLSAVFSVKEENGLEKALERLCEQASRAVADGVSFLILSDREVDAEHAPIPALLATSGVHHHLIREGTRTQAGLIIETGEAREVMHFALLIGYGASAINPYLAFETLEDMYRRSMLPQDLPLDKAIKNYIKAVNKGLLKTFAKMGISTLQSYRGAQIFEAIGLGQELVDRYFTGTPSRLGGIGLKEIQREALARHHYAYPPQEIPETLELDPGGQYQWRRYGEYHQYNPDTIATLQIAVRRNSYKDFKEFSRLANDQSVNRATLRGLFRFKPGNPIPIEEVEPAKEIVKRFVTGAMSLGSISREAHETLAIAMNRIGGKSNTGEGGEDPVRYIPDPNGDSRRSAIKQVASARFGVTTEYLVNADELQIKMAQGAKPGEGGELPGHKVDEYIARIRHTTPGVTLISPPPHHDIYSIEDLAQLIFDLKNANPNARISVKLVAEVGVGTVAAGVAKAHADHILISGHDGGTGASPLSSIKHAGIPWELGLAETQQVLVKNNLRGRVRLQTDGQLKTGRDVAIAALLGAEEFGFASAPLVAMGCIMMRVCHLGTCPVGIATQDPVLRQRFAGQPEHVINFFFFVAEELREIMAQLGFRTVDEMVGRTDMLDVQPAIDHWKAYNLDLTPLLTMPEVDKNVPVRCVMKQDHGLENVLDHKLIALAQPALERQECVRAELPIRNSNRATGAMLSGKIALKYGAKGLPDDTIHFKFNGSAGQSFGAFLVPGVTFELEGDANDYLGKGLSGGRIIVYPPKESPFDPAENIVAGNTILYGATSGEVYLRGVVGERFCVRNSGAVAVVEGTGDHGCEYMTGGVVVVLGRTGRNFAAGMSGGEAFVWDPDGTFHLRCNLNHGLTELEPLREERDIALVRELVENHYRYTGSDRAAALLERWEEALSQFVKVVSLEYRRVLQQRALSATQTAEAAGVSA; the protein is encoded by the coding sequence ATGCAGAAGAGACTTGGTTCGTTCTCTCGTGCTGAGGGGCTCTATGACCCCGAATTTGAACATGACGCCTGTGGTGTTGGTTTCGTAGCGCATATCAAGGGGGAAAAATCGCACGCCATTATTGAAAAAGGCCTAGGCGTGCTCCAAAACCTTGTACATCGTGGGGCGTGTGGTTGTGACCCCGAAACTGGAGATGGTGCTGGCATCCTGATCCAGATCCCTCATGCCTTCTTTGCACGGGAGCTTGCCGCACAAGGAGTTGAGCTGCCACCCCCCGGCCACTATGGGGTTGGAATGATCTTTCTTCCTCCCGATATGGAAGAGCGCACACGCTATGAGCGGATCATCGATCGCGTGGCCCAAGAGGAGGGGCAGCCGGTTATTGCGTGGCGCGACGTGCCGGTGGATAACACGAAAATCGGCTCGCTGGCGCGCTCGTGCGAGCCGGTCATTCGCCAAGTTTTCCTTAAACGCAACCCACAGCTGCCCGACGAGGATGCGTTTGAGCGCAAGCTGTTCGTGATTCGACGGGTCGTCCAAAATGAGATCGCGCGGATGCGCCTGCCTCAAGAACACTTTTTCTACGTTTGCAGCCTCTCTTGTCGTACTGTGGTCTATAAGGGGCTTCTGCTGGCTCATCAGATCGCCGCTTTCTACCAAGACCTCAATGCGCCCGATATGGTTACCGCATTGGCTCTGGTGCATCAGCGATTCTCCACCAACACCTTCCCATCGTGGGATCTCGCTCACCCCTATCGCTATCTTGCTCATAATGGGGAGATCAACACCTTGCGCGGTAACCGCAACTGGATGCGCGCGCGTGAAGCCCGTCTCAGCTCCCCGCTTTTCGGCGAGGACATCAAAAAGATTGTGCCGCTGGTCAACCGTTCCGGCTCCGACTCGGCGACCCTTGACAACGCTCTTGAAGTGTTAACGCTGAGCGGTCGTAGCCTCCCTCACGCCATGATGATGCTCATCCCCGAGGCTTGGGATGGCAACGATCTGATGGATCCTGATAAAAAGGCCTTTTACGAATATCATGCCTGCCTGATGGAGCCATGGGATGGGCCGGCGGCCGTTGCTTTCACCGATGGGCGCGTGATCGGAGCCGTGCTCGATCGGAACGGTCTACGACCCGCCCGCTATCTTGTAACCGATGACGACCTCGTGGTGATGGCCTCCGAAACCGGCGTCATTGACATCGGCCCTGAGCACATTGTCGAAAAGGGACGCCTACAGCCCGGCAAAATGTTCTTGGTGGATCTGCAGCAAGGCCGCATTATCAGCGATGAGGAGTTGAAACACAGTATTGCGACAGCACACCCTTATCGGCAATGGCTGGAGCAGAACCGCATTACCCTTCAGCAGCTTCCCGATGTGGCGCCACCAAAGCCTTCTGACCATAAAACGATTCTCACGCGCCAAAACGTTTTTGGCTATACGTTGGAGGACTTAAAGTTTATCTTTCAGCCCATGGCCACCACCGGGGAGCAGCCGCTTGGCTCTATGGGCACTGATACCCCATTGGCGGTGCTTTCCAACCGACCGCAACTGCTTTACAACTACTTCAAACAGCTCTTTGCGCAGGTTACCAATCCGCCGATTGACCCCATTCGGGAAGACCTTGTCATGTCGCTTACCGACTACATTGGGCGAGAGGGTAACCTGTTCGACACCACGCCAGAACATGCCAAGATGCTTCGACTCGAATCGCCCATTCTCACGAACGTGGAGTTGGAGCGTCTCCGCCATGTGAATCATCCCGATTTCCGGGCCATCACCCTCTCGGCCGTTTTCTCTGTTAAAGAGGAGAACGGGTTAGAGAAGGCACTGGAGAGGCTTTGCGAGCAGGCTTCACGTGCTGTTGCCGACGGTGTAAGCTTCCTTATCCTCTCCGACAGGGAGGTAGATGCCGAGCATGCTCCGATTCCAGCACTACTGGCCACCTCCGGAGTACATCATCATCTTATTCGTGAAGGCACCCGCACCCAAGCGGGGTTGATCATCGAAACGGGCGAGGCGCGCGAGGTGATGCACTTTGCGCTGCTCATAGGCTACGGAGCCAGCGCCATCAACCCCTACCTCGCGTTCGAGACGCTGGAAGATATGTATCGGCGATCGATGTTGCCGCAGGATTTGCCGCTCGATAAAGCCATTAAAAACTACATCAAAGCGGTAAACAAAGGGTTGCTGAAAACGTTTGCCAAGATGGGCATCTCCACCCTGCAAAGCTATCGCGGCGCCCAAATCTTTGAGGCCATCGGTCTTGGGCAGGAGCTTGTGGATCGCTACTTCACGGGGACGCCCAGCCGCCTCGGTGGAATTGGGCTAAAGGAGATTCAGCGAGAGGCGCTTGCCCGGCATCACTATGCCTATCCGCCTCAAGAGATACCCGAAACCCTTGAGCTTGATCCGGGCGGGCAGTACCAATGGCGCCGCTACGGTGAATATCACCAGTATAATCCCGACACCATCGCGACCCTTCAGATCGCCGTTCGGCGCAATAGCTATAAGGACTTTAAAGAGTTCTCGCGTTTGGCCAACGATCAGAGCGTGAATCGGGCTACCTTGCGCGGCCTGTTCCGCTTCAAGCCCGGCAATCCTATTCCCATTGAAGAGGTTGAGCCGGCCAAAGAGATCGTGAAGCGCTTTGTAACCGGCGCCATGTCGCTAGGTTCTATTAGCCGTGAGGCGCACGAAACCCTCGCCATTGCCATGAATCGCATTGGCGGAAAGAGCAATACCGGAGAAGGCGGAGAGGACCCCGTGCGCTACATCCCTGATCCGAACGGCGATAGCCGCCGCAGCGCCATTAAGCAGGTCGCTTCCGCGCGTTTCGGTGTGACGACCGAGTATCTCGTCAACGCCGATGAACTGCAGATCAAGATGGCGCAAGGCGCTAAGCCCGGTGAAGGAGGGGAGCTGCCTGGGCACAAGGTGGATGAATATATTGCCCGTATTCGTCATACCACGCCCGGTGTTACACTAATTTCGCCGCCGCCCCATCACGACATCTACTCAATAGAAGACCTGGCTCAGCTCATTTTTGACCTAAAAAATGCCAATCCAAACGCGCGTATATCGGTAAAGCTGGTGGCCGAGGTTGGCGTGGGAACGGTAGCAGCCGGAGTTGCAAAGGCGCACGCCGACCACATCCTCATAAGTGGGCATGATGGAGGTACGGGCGCCTCGCCACTTTCCAGCATTAAACATGCTGGTATCCCTTGGGAGCTCGGTCTGGCCGAGACCCAACAGGTTCTGGTGAAGAACAATCTGCGTGGGCGCGTACGTCTACAAACCGATGGGCAGCTGAAAACGGGGCGCGATGTGGCCATTGCTGCCCTGCTTGGCGCCGAGGAGTTTGGCTTCGCTAGCGCGCCGCTTGTGGCCATGGGCTGCATTATGATGCGGGTCTGTCATCTCGGCACTTGCCCTGTAGGTATTGCCACACAAGACCCCGTGTTGCGCCAGCGATTTGCAGGCCAGCCCGAGCATGTCATAAACTTCTTCTTCTTTGTAGCCGAGGAGCTACGAGAGATCATGGCACAGCTGGGATTCCGCACCGTGGACGAGATGGTGGGCCGGACGGATATGCTCGATGTGCAGCCGGCTATAGATCACTGGAAGGCCTACAATCTCGACCTCACGCCGTTGCTGACAATGCCGGAGGTGGATAAAAACGTGCCGGTGCGCTGCGTGATGAAGCAGGATCACGGCTTGGAAAATGTGCTCGACCATAAACTCATCGCTTTGGCGCAGCCCGCTTTGGAGCGTCAGGAGTGTGTACGCGCTGAGTTGCCTATTCGAAATAGCAATCGAGCTACCGGTGCCATGCTTTCCGGCAAGATCGCTCTTAAATATGGGGCAAAAGGACTTCCGGACGACACCATCCATTTCAAATTCAACGGCTCCGCTGGACAGTCGTTTGGGGCCTTCCTCGTACCTGGAGTTACGTTCGAGCTGGAGGGGGATGCCAACGACTATCTCGGCAAAGGGCTATCGGGTGGCCGTATCATCGTCTACCCGCCCAAAGAGTCGCCCTTCGACCCAGCTGAAAACATTGTGGCCGGCAACACCATCCTTTATGGGGCCACGAGCGGAGAGGTGTATCTGCGTGGTGTCGTTGGGGAGCGGTTCTGCGTGCGCAACAGCGGCGCTGTCGCTGTGGTGGAGGGCACGGGCGACCACGGCTGTGAGTATATGACCGGTGGGGTTGTGGTCGTGCTAGGGCGCACTGGGCGCAACTTTGCTGCCGGTATGAGCGGAGGTGAAGCGTTTGTATGGGACCCCGACGGCACGTTCCACCTGCGTTGTAACCTTAATCACGGGCTTACGGAGCTGGAGCCTTTGCGTGAAGAACGCGATATCGCATTGGTTCGCGAGCTTGTTGAGAATCACTACCGTTATACGGGGAGTGATCGGGCCGCCGCTCTGCTTGAACGCTGGGAGGAGGCGCTTTCTCAGTTTGTGAAGGTTGTCTCTTTGGAATATCGGCGTGTGCTTCAACAGCGTGCCCTCAGTGCAACACAGACCGCCGAGGCTGCTGGCGTTAGCGCTTAG